The following are from one region of the Colius striatus isolate bColStr4 chromosome Z, bColStr4.1.hap1, whole genome shotgun sequence genome:
- the CSF3 gene encoding granulocyte colony-stimulating factor has translation MCSLTRTLALLLGTLVWAPWRVLHGAPLAELSGDQDFQLFLHKNLEFTRKIKGDVAALQRVLCDTFQLCKEEELLLVQQNLGITQAPLERCHGRAFQPESCFSQIRDGLLTYHSSLAAVAELLPEHAGLVETLQLDTANLSSNIQQQMEDLGLTTVTYPTEDQSPLPTFPSSFHHQVGCFVILANFQRFLETAYRALRHLAHL, from the exons ATGTGCTCCCTCACAC GCacgctggcactgctgctgggCACGCTGGTGTGGGCACCATGGCGGGTGCTGCACGGGGCACCGCTAGCCGAGCTCTCGGGGGACCAAGActtccagctcttcctgcaCAAGAACCTCGAGTTCACCCGCAAGATCAAGGGGGACGTGGCCGCACTGCAGCGTGTGTTG TGTGACACTTTCCAGCTGTGCAAGgaggaagagctgctgctggtgcagcaGAACCTGGGCATCACCCAGGCACCGCTGGAGCGGTGCCATGGCCGTGCCTTCCAGCCG gagagctgcttcAGCCAGATCCGTGACGGGCTCCTCACCTACCACAGCTCCCTCGCTGCCGtcgcagagctgctgcctgagcacGCCGGCCTGGTGGAGACCCTGCAGCTGGACACTGCCAACCTCTCCTCCAACATCCAGCAGCAG aTGGAGGACCTGGGCCTGACCACGGTGACGTACCCCACGGAGGAccagagccccctccccaccttccCCTCCAGCTTCCACCACCAGGTCGGCTGCTTCGTCATCCTAGCCAACTTCCAGCGGTTCCTGGAGACGGCGTACCGGGCGCTGCGGCACCTCGCCCACCTCTGA